The following proteins are encoded in a genomic region of Phycisphaerae bacterium:
- a CDS encoding PQQ-binding-like beta-propeller repeat protein — MRSARITASLKALLLCTATALAAPPDSQPATRPTADAWPLWGGSPARNPVSPTIGIPAEWDLQKKENIRWIAPLGTQSYGGPVVAGGKIFVGTNNGREYRPDIKGDKGCVLCFDEKTGKLLWQATHDKLATGPANDWPEQGVASTPCVDGDRVYYVSNRCELVCADVNGLRDDRNDGPYKDERYTTPEDADFIWILDMIRELGVYPHNLAACAPLVVGDLVFVCTSNGVDDEHEKPPAPQAPSFIAVDKTTGKVVWKRNDPGEHILHGQWSSPAYGVIDGQPQVIFGGGDGWCYAFEPRTGEPLWKFDLNPKDAVWEVGGSGTKTSIVATPVIVGNTVYLAAGDDPESSSGEGHLYAIDATKRGDITETGKLWHFGGKDFGRTIASVAVADGLLYAVDLDGYLSCLDIKTGQRHWRHDMQAAVWASPCMVDGKVFLGNADGDVVVVQHGPTLKELVRNDMRNAVYATPAVANSVLYVVTQRNLVAIASQPQGGN, encoded by the coding sequence ATGCGTAGCGCACGAATCACAGCATCGCTGAAAGCACTGCTGCTCTGCACCGCCACGGCACTCGCCGCGCCGCCCGATTCTCAACCCGCGACACGCCCGACTGCCGACGCCTGGCCCCTCTGGGGCGGCAGCCCGGCGCGCAACCCCGTCTCGCCCACGATTGGCATTCCCGCTGAGTGGGACCTGCAGAAGAAAGAAAACATCCGCTGGATCGCCCCCCTGGGCACCCAATCCTATGGTGGCCCGGTCGTCGCCGGCGGCAAGATCTTCGTCGGCACCAACAACGGCCGTGAATATCGCCCCGACATCAAGGGCGACAAGGGCTGCGTCCTGTGCTTCGACGAAAAGACCGGCAAGCTGCTGTGGCAGGCAACACATGACAAGCTTGCCACCGGCCCCGCCAACGACTGGCCGGAGCAAGGTGTCGCCTCAACGCCGTGCGTGGACGGCGACCGAGTTTATTACGTCAGTAACCGTTGCGAGCTGGTCTGTGCGGACGTGAACGGCCTGCGCGACGACCGCAACGATGGGCCGTACAAGGACGAGCGCTACACGACGCCGGAAGACGCGGACTTCATCTGGATACTCGACATGATCCGCGAATTGGGCGTCTATCCACACAATCTGGCGGCCTGTGCACCGCTGGTCGTCGGCGATCTGGTCTTCGTCTGCACATCCAATGGCGTCGACGACGAGCATGAAAAGCCGCCGGCACCGCAGGCGCCGTCGTTCATCGCCGTCGACAAGACCACGGGCAAGGTCGTCTGGAAACGCAATGACCCCGGCGAGCACATCCTGCATGGCCAATGGTCTTCGCCAGCGTATGGCGTTATCGATGGCCAGCCGCAGGTCATCTTCGGCGGCGGCGACGGCTGGTGCTACGCGTTCGAGCCGCGCACCGGCGAGCCGCTCTGGAAGTTCGACCTGAACCCCAAGGACGCGGTCTGGGAGGTTGGCGGCTCCGGCACGAAGACCAGCATCGTCGCGACGCCGGTGATCGTCGGAAACACGGTGTATCTTGCGGCCGGCGACGATCCGGAGAGTTCGTCCGGTGAGGGGCATCTCTACGCAATCGACGCAACGAAACGCGGCGACATCACGGAGACCGGCAAGCTGTGGCATTTCGGCGGCAAGGACTTCGGCCGCACGATTGCGAGCGTCGCCGTGGCTGACGGGTTGCTCTACGCGGTTGATCTCGACGGCTACCTCTCGTGCCTGGATATAAAGACCGGCCAGCGGCACTGGCGCCATGACATGCAGGCGGCGGTCTGGGCGTCGCCGTGCATGGTTGATGGCAAGGTGTTCCTCGGCAACGCGGACGGCGACGTGGTGGTCGTGCAGCACGGCCCGACGTTGAAGGAACTGGTCCGCAACGACATGCGCAACGCGGTCTACGCCACGCCGGCAGTCGCGAACAGCGTGCTCTATGTCGTAACGCAGCGAAACCTGGTGGCGATTGCGTCGCAGCCACAAGGCGGCAATTGA
- a CDS encoding phosphodiester glycosidase family protein, whose amino-acid sequence MSHRKRRVLVPCLTLVSALVWQASAWQESRPTSVPASQPVARLPILVEEIKLTVEEKPIRGWAAKIDLSDPRVDIRVTAPPAPRADDPPGTETHLETTPDWLRREALVLAVNTHFFARIGDTKGPLPAGTPIDLVGPCVSEGRAVSPSLEQPSPVLALTKDRQPRIGMLTGAELDGMDDVVCGIGQAGNKSGGLLVEGGRNTGATALPRPQERHPRTAAGISADGQTLILVVIDGRQPEWSIGMTLPELADLMIKLGADAALNLDGGGSSSFVFAPPGGVQITNRPSDGHWRAVGASMGVRLRETK is encoded by the coding sequence ATGTCACATCGTAAGCGTCGCGTGCTTGTGCCGTGCCTGACGCTGGTGAGCGCGCTGGTCTGGCAGGCGTCCGCCTGGCAGGAGTCGCGTCCGACGTCGGTGCCCGCGTCGCAGCCGGTGGCCAGGTTGCCCATCCTGGTTGAGGAAATCAAACTCACCGTCGAAGAAAAACCAATCCGCGGCTGGGCTGCCAAGATCGACCTGAGCGACCCGCGCGTGGACATCCGCGTGACCGCGCCGCCTGCGCCGAGGGCCGATGATCCGCCCGGCACGGAAACGCACCTCGAGACCACGCCTGACTGGCTGCGGCGCGAGGCGCTGGTGTTGGCCGTCAACACGCACTTCTTCGCGCGCATCGGCGACACGAAAGGGCCGCTGCCGGCCGGCACACCGATCGACCTCGTCGGGCCGTGCGTCAGCGAAGGCCGCGCGGTGTCGCCGAGCCTGGAGCAGCCAAGCCCGGTGCTGGCGTTGACCAAAGACCGGCAGCCGCGGATTGGCATGCTGACCGGCGCGGAGCTGGACGGCATGGACGATGTCGTCTGTGGGATCGGGCAAGCCGGCAACAAGAGCGGCGGGCTGCTGGTGGAGGGTGGCCGCAACACCGGCGCCACCGCGCTGCCCCGCCCGCAGGAGCGTCATCCGCGCACCGCGGCCGGGATCAGCGCCGACGGCCAGACGCTCATTCTGGTCGTGATCGACGGCCGCCAGCCGGAGTGGAGCATCGGCATGACGCTCCCCGAGCTGGCGGATCTGATGATTAAGCTGGGCGCGGACGCGGCGTTGAACCTCGACGGCGGCGGGTCGTCGTCGTTCGTGTTCGCTCCGCCGGGCGGCGTGCAGATTACGAATCGCCCGAGTGACGGGCACTGGCGCGCCGTGGGGGCAAGCATGGGTGTGCGGCTGCGCGAGACGAAGTAG
- a CDS encoding nitroreductase family protein, with translation MDVLEAINTRRSVRSYSDRPIPPEVLERLRGALRAAPSACNFQPWRFVFVQNPELRRQLASTANDQFWIAEAPLVVVACGLPQQAYKHMGGYGNSVEIDVAIAVDHLTLAAVAEGLGTCWVGAFDERRLKRLLAIPDAVKIIALTPVGYPTAPDLNAPLDDARRKPPSEIFSTDRYGPVT, from the coding sequence ATGGACGTCTTGGAAGCGATCAACACCCGTCGCAGTGTGCGCTCGTACAGCGACCGGCCCATCCCGCCCGAGGTCCTGGAGCGGCTGCGCGGCGCGCTGCGGGCGGCGCCTTCGGCGTGCAATTTCCAGCCGTGGCGTTTCGTATTCGTGCAAAACCCGGAGCTGCGCCGGCAATTGGCCTCGACCGCCAATGACCAGTTCTGGATCGCGGAGGCGCCGCTCGTCGTCGTGGCCTGCGGTCTGCCGCAGCAGGCGTACAAGCACATGGGCGGTTATGGCAACAGCGTCGAAATCGACGTGGCGATCGCGGTGGACCACTTGACGCTCGCGGCGGTGGCCGAGGGACTGGGCACCTGCTGGGTGGGGGCCTTTGACGAGCGGCGTCTGAAGCGACTCCTCGCCATTCCCGATGCAGTGAAGATTATCGCCCTCACGCCGGTCGGCTACCCCACGGCGCCGGACCTGAATGCTCCGCTCGACGACGCCCGGCGCAAGCCGCCGAGCGAGATCTTCAGCACCGACCGTTACGGCCCGGTCACATAG
- a CDS encoding YceI family protein, with translation MLRRIVRCTAALLLVALPAARAADVPPRTEGGQALVVPEVHLDLGDVYHVTPGEDTQFVCTSDAPLQHVVVTCQRAVGYMVSPFDLGANDAPLVAGALRIPVAALKTGVEDQDRLLQSTPLLNAAEYPEITFLVTGVTDTKLVGEDKGRKRYTLTIAGDLGVKGKTVPLAVPAKLELIPFTWQTMGRTVGELLVLRTACDLKLVDIGVEQPDRSFSERIPESVHINVCLLCNTMSPETLLDPNIKRPHHLRQLAFLTRLRDFNDPEKAYEQGRAFRKEIWDDAQALNRLAWAVVAEPGIATRDLLFAGGTAQRANELTEFKDPTLLNTLARVCYEKADLDGAVKWMRAAVDHLEGTPPPVAAEIRATLERYEARQKQEP, from the coding sequence ATGTTGAGACGCATCGTCCGCTGCACTGCAGCGCTGTTGCTGGTCGCTCTGCCGGCCGCCCGCGCCGCCGATGTGCCGCCGCGCACCGAAGGCGGCCAGGCGCTGGTCGTGCCCGAGGTCCACCTCGACCTGGGCGACGTGTATCACGTCACGCCGGGTGAGGACACGCAGTTCGTGTGCACGTCAGACGCCCCGCTTCAACACGTCGTGGTCACATGCCAGCGCGCCGTGGGCTACATGGTTTCGCCCTTCGACCTCGGCGCGAACGATGCCCCGCTCGTCGCAGGTGCGCTGCGGATACCGGTGGCCGCGTTGAAAACCGGCGTCGAAGACCAGGACAGGCTGCTTCAGAGCACCCCCCTGCTGAATGCCGCTGAGTATCCGGAGATCACATTTCTCGTTACTGGCGTCACGGACACGAAGCTGGTCGGCGAGGACAAGGGCCGCAAGCGCTATACGCTGACAATCGCGGGCGACCTGGGCGTGAAGGGTAAGACCGTGCCGCTCGCCGTGCCTGCGAAACTGGAGCTGATTCCGTTCACCTGGCAGACGATGGGCCGCACGGTTGGCGAGCTGCTCGTGCTCCGGACGGCGTGCGATCTCAAGCTCGTGGACATCGGCGTGGAGCAGCCCGACCGCTCGTTCAGCGAGCGCATCCCTGAGAGTGTGCACATCAACGTCTGCCTGCTGTGCAACACGATGTCGCCCGAGACGTTGCTCGACCCGAACATCAAGCGCCCCCACCACCTGCGCCAACTGGCCTTTCTGACACGGCTGCGGGACTTCAACGACCCGGAGAAAGCCTACGAACAGGGCCGCGCGTTTCGCAAGGAAATCTGGGACGACGCCCAGGCCCTCAACCGGCTCGCCTGGGCCGTCGTCGCTGAGCCCGGCATCGCCACCCGCGACCTGCTCTTTGCCGGCGGGACGGCGCAGCGCGCCAACGAGCTGACCGAGTTCAAGGACCCCACGCTGCTCAATACGCTGGCACGCGTGTGCTACGAGAAGGCGGACCTGGACGGCGCGGTGAAGTGGATGCGCGCGGCCGTCGACCATCTCGAAGGCACACCGCCACCGGTCGCCGCCGAGATCCGCGCCACGCTCGAGCGCTACGAAGCCCGCCAGAAGCAGGAGCCCTGA
- a CDS encoding PQQ-like beta-propeller repeat protein, translating into MRALRLAAYPSSGLRGVAALLTLGLASAAQAQWTQWGGPHRDFTCDSTGLADRWPDDGPRRLWRSDIGPGHSAIVTDGDTLFTMCRRDNQDAVLAFNAATGEPVWETRYDAPPKEDMLLDLGAGPHSTPLLVGDRLFTLGAMAHFHALDKKTGKILWAHDLAAEYGASHLGRGYGASAIAYQDNVIINLGGKDAGVAAFKQDTGALVWKSEAFRGGYPSPMLVRLNDEDHLLCTLGAARIGLDPATGQTRWKTTVDVQLAGIMSSPVWVPPDKVLYSCAYGGATQLFRITQKDGAYTAEEVWLERKMKVMHGSLVRIGDAVYGSSGDFGPAFLMAIDLNTGKILWRERGFAKATLLYADGKLIILDEEGNLALATATPTGLEVHSKAKVLEEKSWTVPTLVGTRLYLRDDHSIMALDIGPADKG; encoded by the coding sequence ATGCGTGCCCTGCGTCTTGCCGCTTATCCGTCATCGGGGTTGCGGGGTGTCGCAGCGCTCCTGACGCTTGGTCTGGCCAGCGCTGCTCAGGCCCAGTGGACGCAATGGGGCGGCCCCCACCGCGATTTCACCTGCGACAGCACCGGCCTCGCCGACCGCTGGCCCGACGACGGCCCGCGCCGCCTCTGGCGCAGCGACATCGGCCCGGGACATTCCGCGATCGTCACCGATGGAGACACGCTCTTCACGATGTGCCGGCGCGACAACCAGGACGCCGTGCTGGCCTTCAACGCCGCCACCGGCGAGCCGGTGTGGGAAACCCGCTACGACGCCCCGCCGAAGGAAGACATGCTCCTCGACCTCGGTGCGGGACCTCACTCCACCCCCCTGCTCGTCGGTGACCGGTTGTTCACCCTCGGCGCCATGGCGCACTTCCACGCCCTCGACAAGAAAACGGGCAAGATTCTGTGGGCACATGACCTCGCGGCGGAGTACGGCGCCAGCCACCTCGGCCGCGGCTACGGCGCCAGCGCCATCGCCTACCAGGACAACGTCATCATCAACCTCGGCGGTAAAGACGCCGGCGTCGCCGCGTTCAAGCAGGACACCGGCGCGCTCGTGTGGAAAAGCGAGGCCTTTCGCGGCGGGTATCCTTCGCCCATGCTCGTGCGGCTGAATGACGAAGACCATCTGCTGTGCACGCTCGGTGCCGCGCGCATCGGCCTCGACCCCGCGACCGGCCAGACACGCTGGAAGACGACCGTGGATGTCCAACTTGCCGGCATCATGAGCTCGCCCGTGTGGGTTCCGCCGGACAAGGTGCTCTACAGTTGTGCCTACGGCGGCGCCACGCAGCTCTTCCGCATCACCCAGAAGGACGGGGCGTACACCGCTGAAGAGGTTTGGCTGGAGCGCAAGATGAAAGTCATGCACGGCAGCCTGGTCCGCATCGGCGACGCCGTGTATGGCTCCAGCGGCGATTTCGGTCCGGCGTTCCTGATGGCAATCGACCTGAACACGGGCAAGATCCTGTGGCGCGAGCGCGGCTTCGCGAAGGCGACGCTGCTGTACGCGGACGGGAAGCTCATCATCCTCGACGAGGAAGGCAACCTGGCGCTCGCGACCGCCACGCCCACCGGCCTGGAGGTCCACTCGAAGGCCAAGGTGCTCGAAGAGAAATCCTGGACCGTGCCGACGCTGGTTGGCACGCGCCTGTATCTGCGCGATGATCACTCGATTATGGCGCTGGACATCGGTCCGGCCGACAAGGGCTAA
- a CDS encoding immunoglobulin domain-containing protein has translation MNGTLALNGLRLVWGLVLAAASLTGTTYAQLSTDDVAALRKRAAAEGWTFTVAENDVTGIPLEQLCGLVEPPDWRRTGQFDNLPVQRDLPASFDWRTLGGCTPIRNQGGCGSCWAFSAIGAMECAIRIRDAVSTNLSEQWLVSCTAAGDCSGGWHTDALQYLRCNGLQDPCGDSGAVLETSFPYVAYNAPCNCPYEHPYCLDSWYYVGPSSGVPTVAQLKQAIWEHGPVAVGVHVNDAFQAYDTGIFNACADGALNHAVVLVGWDDNQGPAGIWFLRNSWGTWWGESGYMRIPYECCRVGYAAAYVNYSPRHIVTTVSNVTIFESGTATFGVKLDANPGGTLAVSVARASGSNNVTVVAGANLTFSATNWDTYQYVTLAAAHDEDTYDATAVVHCSANAWAPADVSVAERDDERRLSWLDKSPAPHPAPRAGHALAFDSGRGLSVLFGGVDGATRWDDTWEWDGSAWAPRGTPGPSARAYHALAYDSARGVTVLFGGDNGSACLGDTWEWDGTAWAQRAASGPAARANHALAYDSNRGVVVLFGGDNGGTRFSDTWEWNGATWTQRATTGPTARTGHALAFDSNRGRTVLFGGFDGGTVLGDTWEWNGSTWMNTGAGGPAARQKHALAYDGVHGVVVLYGGAPAGGGVYDDTWHWNGYAWSPVTVAGAPGRAAHALAYDSARAIGVLFGGDDGSLRLADTWEFGGHLPVVLLQPVDTVACQSEPATFSVVAEGNPPLSYRWRRNGLPLFNSSRISGAATDTLTIQWVYGTDAGNYDVVVTNPAGAVASDTAVLTICVVGDLNCDGGIGFDDINPFVLRLATPAQYELLYPDCPDENGDINRDGTVGFRDINPFVELLSGA, from the coding sequence ATGAACGGCACCCTCGCCCTCAACGGCCTGCGTCTGGTGTGGGGACTGGTGCTGGCCGCCGCCAGCCTGACCGGCACGACGTATGCGCAGCTTTCGACGGATGACGTCGCGGCGCTCCGCAAGCGGGCCGCGGCCGAAGGCTGGACGTTTACCGTGGCCGAGAACGACGTGACCGGGATACCGCTGGAACAACTCTGCGGCCTGGTCGAACCGCCGGACTGGCGCCGGACCGGGCAATTCGACAACCTGCCGGTGCAGCGCGACTTGCCGGCCAGCTTCGACTGGCGGACGCTGGGCGGTTGCACGCCGATCCGCAACCAGGGCGGCTGCGGCAGTTGCTGGGCGTTCAGTGCCATCGGCGCCATGGAGTGTGCGATCCGGATCCGCGACGCCGTCAGCACGAATCTGTCTGAGCAGTGGCTGGTCAGTTGCACGGCGGCCGGCGACTGCAGCGGCGGCTGGCATACGGACGCCCTTCAGTATTTGCGCTGCAACGGACTGCAGGACCCCTGCGGCGACAGCGGCGCGGTGCTCGAAACGAGCTTTCCATACGTGGCCTATAACGCACCCTGCAACTGCCCGTACGAGCATCCCTACTGCCTCGACTCGTGGTACTACGTCGGGCCGAGCTCGGGCGTCCCGACGGTCGCGCAGCTCAAGCAGGCCATCTGGGAACACGGCCCCGTCGCGGTCGGCGTCCACGTGAACGACGCCTTCCAGGCTTACGACACGGGCATCTTCAACGCGTGCGCGGACGGGGCGCTGAACCATGCCGTCGTACTCGTTGGCTGGGACGACAACCAGGGCCCGGCGGGCATCTGGTTCCTGCGGAACTCGTGGGGGACCTGGTGGGGCGAAAGCGGGTACATGCGGATCCCGTACGAATGCTGTCGCGTCGGCTACGCCGCTGCGTATGTGAACTACTCGCCACGGCACATCGTGACGACTGTGAGCAACGTCACCATCTTCGAAAGCGGGACGGCCACATTCGGCGTGAAGCTGGACGCGAATCCCGGCGGCACATTGGCGGTATCGGTGGCCCGGGCCAGCGGCTCGAACAACGTGACTGTCGTCGCCGGCGCGAACCTGACTTTCTCGGCGACGAACTGGGACACGTATCAGTACGTCACGCTGGCGGCGGCGCACGACGAGGACACCTACGATGCGACGGCGGTCGTCCACTGCAGCGCCAACGCCTGGGCGCCGGCGGATGTGTCCGTCGCCGAGCGCGACGACGAACGCCGGCTGTCGTGGCTCGACAAATCGCCCGCGCCGCATCCGGCACCCCGCGCTGGGCATGCCCTTGCGTTCGACAGCGGCCGTGGTCTGAGCGTGCTCTTTGGCGGTGTCGATGGCGCGACGCGCTGGGATGACACCTGGGAATGGGATGGATCGGCGTGGGCGCCGCGCGGCACGCCGGGACCGTCCGCGCGGGCGTACCACGCGCTGGCGTACGACAGTGCGCGCGGCGTGACCGTACTGTTCGGCGGCGATAACGGCAGCGCCTGTCTCGGCGACACCTGGGAATGGGACGGCACGGCCTGGGCCCAGCGTGCGGCGAGCGGTCCCGCCGCCCGGGCGAACCATGCGCTGGCGTATGACAGCAACCGCGGCGTCGTGGTGCTGTTCGGCGGTGACAACGGTGGGACGCGCTTCAGCGACACCTGGGAGTGGAACGGGGCCACTTGGACGCAGCGTGCCACCACTGGCCCGACCGCTCGCACGGGGCACGCGCTGGCATTTGACAGCAATCGTGGTCGCACGGTGTTGTTCGGCGGCTTCGACGGCGGCACGGTCCTGGGTGATACATGGGAATGGAACGGCAGCACGTGGATGAACACGGGTGCCGGCGGTCCGGCCGCGCGCCAGAAACACGCGCTCGCTTATGACGGTGTGCATGGCGTCGTCGTGCTGTACGGCGGCGCGCCGGCGGGCGGCGGTGTGTATGACGACACGTGGCACTGGAACGGTTATGCCTGGTCGCCGGTGACCGTGGCTGGCGCCCCGGGCCGCGCGGCACACGCCCTCGCGTACGACAGCGCCCGGGCGATCGGCGTGCTGTTCGGCGGCGACGATGGCAGTCTGCGTCTGGCGGACACGTGGGAGTTTGGCGGGCATTTGCCGGTCGTACTGCTGCAGCCCGTGGACACCGTCGCGTGCCAGAGCGAGCCAGCGACTTTCAGCGTTGTGGCCGAGGGTAATCCGCCGCTGTCGTACCGGTGGCGGAGGAATGGTCTTCCGCTGTTCAACAGCAGCCGCATCAGCGGGGCCGCCACCGACACGCTGACGATCCAATGGGTCTACGGTACGGACGCGGGCAACTACGACGTGGTCGTGACGAACCCCGCAGGCGCGGTCGCCAGCGATACGGCCGTACTGACCATTTGCGTCGTGGGCGATTTGAATTGCGACGGCGGCATCGGGTTTGACGATATCAACCCGTTCGTGCTCCGGCTGGCGACGCCAGCGCAGTACGAGCTGCTCTATCCTGACTGTCCCGACGAGAATGGCGACATCAACCGCGATGGGACGGTCGGCTTCCGCGACATCAACCCGTTTGTGGAGTTGCTCAGTGGCGCATGA